A region from the Ammospiza nelsoni isolate bAmmNel1 chromosome 1, bAmmNel1.pri, whole genome shotgun sequence genome encodes:
- the RPL30 gene encoding large ribosomal subunit protein eL30, whose amino-acid sequence MVAAKKTKKSLESINSRLQLVMKSGKYVLGYKQTLKMIRQGKAKLVILANNCPALRKSEIEYYAMLAKTGVHHYSGNNIELGTACGKYYRVCTLAIIDPGDSDIIRSMPEQTSEK is encoded by the exons ATGGTGGCCGCCAAGAAGACG aaaaagtcCCTGGAGTCCATCAACTCTAGGCTTCAGCTGGTTATGAAAAGTGGCAAATATGTGCTTGGGTACAAACAAACTCTGAAAATGATTCGTCAGGGCAAAGCCAAGTTGGTCATCCTCGCCAACAACTGTCCTGCTTTGAG AAAATCAGAGATCGAGTACTACGCTATGCTTGCTAAGACTGGTGTCCATCATTATAGTGGGAACAACATTGAGTTGGGCACAGCGTGTGGAAAATACTACAGAGTGTGCACACTGGCCATCATTGACCCAG GTGACTCTGACATCATTAGAAGCATGCCAGAACAAACCAGTGAGAAGTAA
- the ERICH5 gene encoding glutamate-rich protein 5, with amino-acid sequence MGCSSSARSRPQEPPPQPASSGANTVTAGDHGTAADQAPLEPAERASLASEGSSPGQQLPGEEASAALRDVEGQTGSVSKREEPEGTEPLPAGEEESSELPSVWREESRGPSPPAPGEDAGAPSPEPAEDSGLAEGSDNSLVEVVEKVHIAEEEHLAEGETGEQVETELLSETVSEGPETKEEETGEAVDSAAATEIGIQLLSAFLHKRIKNTLQ; translated from the exons atgggctgctccagcagcgcCCGCAGCCGCCCCCAGGAGCCGCCGCCGCAGCCGG CATCTTCAGGTGCAAACACCGTGACTGCAGGTGACCATGGAACTGCAGCTGACCAAGCCCcgctggagccagcagagcgTGCGAGCCTGGCCTCGGAGGGGAGCAgcccgggccagcagctgccGGGAGAGGAGGCTTCAGCCGCGCTCCGCGACGTGGAGGGACAGACGGGGTCGGTCAGTAAAAGGGAGGAGCCAGAGGGCACCGAGCCGCTGCCTGCCGGAGAGGAGGAGAGCTCCGAGCTGCCCTCCGTGTGGCGAGAGGAGAGCAGGGGCCCCTCGCCGCCAGCGCCAGGAGAAGATGCTGGGGCACCATCGCCAGAACCAGCAGAGGACAGtgggctggcagagggcagTGACAACTCTCTAGTGGAAGTCGTCGAGAAAGTACATATTGCTGAAGAGGAGCACCTCGCTGAGG GTGAGACGGGAGAACAGGTGGAAACTGAGCTGCTCAGTGAGACAGTAAGTGAAGGGCCTgaaacaaaagaagaagaaacaggagaagctgtggataGTGCAGCAGCGACAGAGATAG GcatacagctgctttctgcatttttacaCAAGAGAATCAAAAATACTTTACAGTAA
- the RIDA gene encoding 2-iminobutanoate/2-iminopropanoate deaminase, which translates to MASLVKKIISTAKAPALGPYSQAVLVDRTMYIAGQIGLEPSTGQLVSGGAKEEAKQALKNMGEILKAAGCDYGNVVKTTVLMADMKDYNDINDVYKQFFKANFPARAAYQVAALPKGARVEIEAIAIQGPLQDASA; encoded by the exons ATGGCCTCCCTCGTGAAGAAAATAATCAGCACTGCTAAAGCCCCTGCACTGGGTCCCTACAG CCAAGCCGTGCTGGTGGACCGGACAATGTACATTGCAGGGCAGATCGGGCTGGAGCCTTCCACTGGGCAGCTTGTCTCTGGAGGGGCAAAGGAGGAAGCCAAGCAG GCTCTAAAAAACATGGGAGAAATCCTGAAAGCTGCAGGCTGTGACTATGGCAATG TTGTGAAGACCACAGTTTTGATGGCAGACATGAAGGACTACAATGATATCAATGATGTTTACAAACAAT TTTTCAAGGCAAACttcccagccagagcagcttaTCAAGTTGCTGCTTTGCCCAAA GGGGCCAGAGTTGAGATTGAAGCTATTGCCATTCAGGGACCTCTCCAAGATGCTTCAGCATGA